A single genomic interval of Lactococcus sp. S-13 harbors:
- a CDS encoding zinc ribbon domain-containing protein YjdM, protein METPKCIHCSSEYTYELSDTTFGCSECGNEFTADELEAAGKFIVLDSLGNPLETGDDVVIVQDLPVKGMPKPIKQGTKVKNIRINPDGKNEHFIDSKITGFGAIGLKGSVVKKA, encoded by the coding sequence ATGGAAACACCAAAATGCATTCATTGTTCGAGTGAATATACTTATGAATTATCAGATACAACATTTGGTTGTTCGGAATGTGGCAATGAATTTACGGCAGATGAACTTGAAGCGGCTGGAAAATTTATTGTCCTTGATAGTCTCGGTAATCCGCTTGAAACGGGTGATGATGTGGTTATTGTGCAAGATTTACCAGTTAAGGGGATGCCAAAACCGATTAAACAAGGAACCAAGGTCAAAAATATTCGAATCAATCCAGATGGCAAAAATGAACATTTTATTGATTCAAAAATTACTGGATTTGGTGCGATTGGTCTGAAAGGATCTGTCGTTAAGAAAGCCTAA
- a CDS encoding DUF536 domain-containing protein, producing MDGMETKTVSELAELFGVTRQAMNKRVKSLDAQFVEKNEKNVTVVNSQGIHELEHLYGKVVTAKAEVLEESGKKGVELAVKTEDAASAAYEMIGALMKDKNAEIERLNTQLLSKDQQLTVKDEQIAQKDAQIKKQQELMEKALTDQNQFFVELQEQIKATDATETKGFWGRLFNKK from the coding sequence ATGGATGGTATGGAAACTAAAACAGTAAGTGAGTTGGCAGAGCTTTTTGGGGTAACACGTCAGGCGATGAATAAACGTGTGAAATCGCTCGATGCTCAATTTGTCGAAAAAAACGAGAAAAATGTAACGGTGGTGAATTCGCAAGGCATTCATGAGTTGGAACATTTATATGGTAAAGTAGTGACGGCTAAGGCTGAGGTTTTGGAAGAGTCTGGCAAAAAGGGCGTTGAACTTGCGGTCAAAACTGAGGATGCTGCCTCAGCTGCTTATGAAATGATTGGTGCATTGATGAAGGACAAAAACGCTGAGATTGAGCGTTTAAACACTCAGCTTTTGTCTAAGGATCAGCAGTTAACGGTTAAAGATGAGCAAATTGCCCAAAAAGATGCGCAGATTAAAAAACAGCAAGAACTGATGGAAAAAGCGCTGACAGATCAAAACCAATTTTTTGTGGAGTTGCAAGAACAAATTAAAGCAACTGATGCTACAGAAACTAAAGGTTTTTGGGGTCGTTTATTCAATAAGAAGTAA
- a CDS encoding cation-translocating P-type ATPase, giving the protein MNYRTENIKNLETHYELDLEKGLSPDQVENHRTKYGNNEFSTQKGPNLFQKILHHLLEIMNIILLLVAVLATYLAFIGNGNYTKTIVVLLIVIINVIVSTLQESRAEAALSALKKLSSPTSTVIRNGQRQTIASRELVCGDFIELTAGVQIGADIRLLSSNSLQVDESSLTGESEPIDKNANLEITTEVPLGDQLNMVFSGTNVLNGTARGIVVAVGNQSQMGQIATLIGEQIKGKTPLQKRIDKLAKRLAIIAFGAGVLIFIINLLYGNVPLVDNLMTAVVLGVAAVPETLPVIVTLSLIYGVENMAQKQAIIRNIPAVETLGNATVIASDKTGTLTQNQMTIQKLWLSGKDIWSGGHLSDHEVTLMQNFAYASNATAQLKNGEWEVHGDPTEAAIIRFLITHNLYHPEKAPKRLAEFPFDSSRKKMSVVIAHPQYKGRYMVLTKGAFDRLAPTSQHLTHHPHILNIDGTTALQPDPEEALLAEAQQVHDEFADNALRVLSLSYKVIDEIPSKLSDLEENLNFLGMIGMIDPPRAESKAAVQEARTAGIKPIMITGDHALTAKAIAKEIDIFREGDLVVDGLTLSNMTDAELSADIEKISVYARVSPEDKLRIVKSWQAKGQIVAMTGDGVNDAPSLRAADVGTAMGIAGTEVAKSASDIVLADDNFATIVAAIREGRRVYTNIKKTIYYLLSANVAEILTMLIGAIIGWGLPFTGIQLLYINVLADGIPGFGLSREKADSHLMNQDPVGVKESLFSRGVNWRIAICSTAFIITALVGFYLGRFVEIAGLTPSHQLGQTMAFITLTLASTINVYNARSNQSILRVGLTSNKMIFGTTLLSLGLTILFMNIPILMNVLEVSPLSITHWLIAIGLALATTLTIETTKFILNKQGKKFIG; this is encoded by the coding sequence ATGAATTATAGAACAGAAAATATCAAAAACTTAGAAACTCACTACGAACTCGACTTAGAAAAAGGCTTAAGTCCCGACCAAGTCGAAAACCATCGCACAAAATATGGTAACAACGAATTCTCCACCCAAAAAGGGCCCAACCTCTTCCAAAAAATTCTCCATCACCTTTTGGAAATAATGAATATTATCCTCCTTCTTGTTGCCGTACTCGCCACCTATTTAGCCTTCATTGGCAATGGAAATTACACCAAAACCATCGTTGTTCTTCTCATTGTCATCATCAATGTCATTGTCTCTACCCTGCAAGAAAGCCGAGCAGAAGCTGCTCTTTCTGCGCTCAAGAAACTCTCCTCTCCCACCTCAACAGTCATACGAAACGGCCAGCGTCAAACCATCGCCTCACGTGAACTCGTTTGTGGTGATTTCATAGAACTCACCGCGGGTGTCCAAATTGGTGCAGACATTCGCTTGCTCAGTAGCAATTCTCTGCAGGTTGACGAATCTTCCCTAACTGGAGAATCCGAACCCATTGATAAAAACGCCAATCTCGAAATCACCACTGAAGTCCCTCTTGGAGACCAACTCAATATGGTCTTCTCAGGAACCAATGTTCTGAACGGAACTGCTCGTGGTATCGTCGTTGCCGTCGGCAATCAGTCACAAATGGGACAAATTGCCACCCTCATTGGCGAGCAGATCAAGGGGAAAACACCCCTCCAAAAACGTATTGATAAACTCGCAAAACGTTTAGCAATCATTGCCTTTGGCGCAGGTGTGCTCATTTTCATCATCAATCTTCTCTATGGAAACGTTCCACTTGTTGATAACCTGATGACCGCAGTCGTCCTCGGAGTTGCCGCTGTTCCCGAAACACTTCCCGTTATCGTCACGTTAAGTTTGATTTACGGTGTCGAAAACATGGCGCAAAAACAAGCCATTATCCGAAATATACCCGCCGTTGAGACTCTTGGTAATGCCACAGTCATCGCCTCTGATAAGACTGGTACACTAACTCAAAACCAGATGACCATTCAAAAGCTCTGGCTTTCAGGTAAGGACATCTGGTCAGGCGGACACCTGTCAGACCACGAAGTTACCCTTATGCAAAACTTCGCCTATGCCTCAAACGCCACAGCTCAATTAAAAAATGGAGAATGGGAAGTTCACGGCGATCCCACCGAAGCAGCCATTATCCGCTTCTTGATCACCCATAATCTCTATCACCCCGAAAAAGCGCCCAAGCGCCTAGCTGAGTTTCCCTTTGATAGCTCGCGCAAAAAGATGTCCGTAGTCATTGCCCATCCTCAGTACAAAGGACGCTACATGGTGTTAACCAAAGGAGCCTTTGACCGCCTAGCTCCAACTAGCCAACATCTCACCCATCATCCGCACATTCTCAACATTGATGGTACAACTGCCCTTCAACCCGATCCCGAAGAAGCCCTCCTTGCCGAAGCCCAGCAAGTCCATGATGAGTTTGCTGATAACGCCCTTCGAGTACTTTCTCTGTCTTATAAGGTTATTGATGAAATTCCCTCAAAACTCTCTGATTTAGAAGAAAACCTGAACTTTCTAGGTATGATTGGAATGATTGACCCCCCACGAGCAGAATCCAAAGCAGCCGTCCAAGAAGCCCGTACCGCAGGGATCAAACCCATCATGATTACTGGTGACCATGCTCTAACTGCCAAAGCCATTGCCAAAGAAATAGACATCTTCCGGGAAGGCGATCTTGTCGTGGACGGTTTGACCCTGTCCAACATGACCGATGCCGAACTCAGCGCAGATATAGAAAAAATATCTGTCTACGCTCGAGTCAGTCCTGAAGACAAACTACGTATTGTAAAAAGTTGGCAAGCCAAAGGACAAATTGTAGCCATGACTGGTGACGGTGTTAATGATGCACCCAGCTTACGGGCCGCCGATGTCGGTACTGCAATGGGAATCGCTGGTACAGAGGTTGCAAAATCAGCCTCAGATATTGTCTTAGCCGATGATAACTTCGCCACAATTGTTGCTGCTATTCGCGAAGGACGGCGTGTCTACACCAATATCAAGAAAACAATTTACTACCTCCTCTCAGCTAATGTCGCTGAAATTCTTACAATGCTGATTGGGGCAATCATTGGTTGGGGATTACCCTTCACAGGGATTCAGTTACTCTATATCAATGTCTTGGCCGATGGTATCCCCGGTTTTGGACTATCCCGCGAAAAAGCGGACAGTCACCTCATGAACCAAGATCCCGTTGGAGTCAAAGAAAGTCTCTTCTCACGCGGAGTCAATTGGCGTATCGCCATCTGTTCAACAGCTTTCATCATAACTGCCCTTGTAGGATTCTATCTTGGCCGCTTTGTTGAAATTGCTGGCCTCACTCCAAGTCACCAACTAGGTCAAACTATGGCCTTCATTACCTTGACCCTTGCCTCTACAATAAACGTATATAATGCCCGAAGCAACCAATCTATCTTACGTGTTGGATTAACGAGTAACAAGATGATTTTTGGTACAACCCTTCTTTCACTTGGCCTCACCATTCTTTTCATGAATATTCCAATCTTGATGAATGTTTTGGAAGTAAGCCCCCTCTCTATTACCCATTGGCTCATTGCAATTGGTTTAGCATTGGCGACTACATTAACTATTGAAACAACTAAGTTTATCCTTAATAAACAAGGCAAAAAATTTATCGGATAA
- the gap gene encoding type I glyceraldehyde-3-phosphate dehydrogenase yields the protein MVVKVGINGFGRIGRLAFRRIQNVEGVEVVAINDLTDPAMLAHLLKYDSTQGKFDGTVEVKDGGFEVNGKFVKVTAEANPANINWAEVGAEIVLEATGFFATKEKAEQHLHANGAKKVVITAPGGNDVKTVVFNTNHDILDGTETVISGASCTTNCLAPMADALNKSFGVEVGTMTTIHSYTGDQMLLDGPHRGGDFRRARAAAENIVPNSTGAAKAIGLVIPELNGKLQGHAQRVPSPTGSLTELVSILSKSVTVDEVNAAMKAAENESFGYNADQIVSRDIIGDSHGSIFDPTQTEVTTVGDKQLVKTVAWYDNEMSYTAQLVRTLEYFAKIAK from the coding sequence ATGGTAGTTAAAGTTGGTATTAACGGTTTCGGTCGTATCGGTCGTCTTGCTTTCCGTCGTATTCAAAATGTTGAAGGTGTTGAAGTTGTTGCAATTAACGACCTTACAGATCCAGCAATGCTTGCTCACTTGTTGAAATATGATTCAACTCAAGGTAAATTTGATGGTACAGTTGAAGTTAAAGATGGTGGTTTTGAAGTTAACGGTAAATTCGTTAAAGTAACTGCTGAAGCTAACCCAGCTAACATCAACTGGGCTGAAGTTGGTGCTGAAATCGTTCTTGAAGCAACTGGTTTCTTCGCAACTAAAGAAAAAGCTGAACAACACTTGCACGCTAACGGTGCTAAAAAAGTTGTTATCACTGCACCTGGTGGAAATGACGTTAAAACTGTTGTTTTCAACACTAACCACGACATCCTTGATGGTACAGAAACAGTAATTTCTGGTGCTTCATGTACTACAAACTGTCTTGCTCCAATGGCTGACGCTTTGAACAAATCATTCGGCGTTGAAGTTGGTACAATGACTACAATCCACAGCTACACTGGTGACCAAATGCTTCTTGATGGCCCACACCGTGGTGGAGACTTCCGTCGCGCTCGTGCTGCTGCTGAAAACATCGTTCCTAACTCAACTGGTGCTGCTAAAGCAATCGGTCTTGTTATCCCTGAATTGAACGGTAAACTTCAAGGTCATGCACAACGTGTACCATCACCAACAGGTTCATTGACTGAATTGGTTTCAATTCTTTCTAAATCAGTTACTGTTGACGAAGTAAATGCTGCTATGAAAGCTGCTGAAAACGAATCATTCGGTTACAACGCTGACCAAATCGTTTCACGCGACATCATCGGTGATTCACACGGTTCAATCTTCGACCCAACTCAAACTGAAGTTACAACAGTTGGCGACAAACAACTCGTTAAAACAGTTGCTTGGTATGATAACGAAATGTCATACACTGCACAACTTGTTCGTACTCTTGAATACTTCGCTAAAATCGCTAAATAA